Proteins co-encoded in one Armatimonadia bacterium genomic window:
- the rpsG gene encoding 30S ribosomal protein S7, whose translation MPRRGEAPRRVTPGDPIYGSPSCTRVINKLMLGGKKVTAERIFYGALQIAAERTGKNPLEVFTQAMRNVTPQVEVRPRRVGGATYQVPIEVTSRRQTTLSVRWLVGEARKRPERRMVERLANEIIDASNREGGAVKKREDVHRMAEANKAYSHYRW comes from the coding sequence ATGCCACGTAGGGGAGAGGCGCCGCGCCGCGTCACACCGGGAGATCCGATCTACGGTAGCCCCAGTTGCACGCGGGTTATCAATAAGCTGATGCTTGGCGGCAAGAAGGTTACTGCGGAGCGGATCTTCTACGGCGCTTTGCAGATCGCAGCGGAGCGCACGGGGAAGAACCCTCTGGAAGTGTTCACTCAGGCCATGCGCAATGTCACTCCGCAAGTTGAGGTCCGTCCGCGACGTGTCGGCGGCGCCACGTACCAGGTGCCGATCGAGGTGACCTCGCGGCGACAGACCACGCTTTCGGTGAGGTGGCTGGTGGGAGAGGCGCGGAAGCGGCCGGAACGGCGCATGGTAGAGCGACTTGCCAACGAGATCATCGATGCCTCGAACCGCGAGGGCGGGGCAGTCAAGAAGCGTGAGGACGTACACCGCATGGCGGAAGCCAACAAGGCTTATTCCCACTACCGCTGGTAG
- the rpoB gene encoding DNA-directed RNA polymerase subunit beta — translation MRKPQEDIIPLPDLIEIQTDSYDWFCETGLRELFSNFSPIEDYTGNMALEFLDYRIGEPKKSIEECKESDSTFEAPLFAKVRLVNKETGEIKESEVYMGELPQMTERGTFLVNGAERVVISQLARSPGVYFRDTIDSSGRVLYAAQIIPNEGAWVEVDTAASGAVSVKIGQTRKFPVTTLLRALDSFDVAGDEDVPRTGTTPEILECFGSHEQAPVKDLLKRLAQTEEAGMPGVETQDVYYALERVVDPEGEVLAEPYGVVTEKAVRELVRLGRKDLAVLGISHQLFVTLEDDDTHTSDEGLLDVYRKIRPGDPPTLDSAESLLRSYFFDVKRYDLSRVGRYKMNRKLSLGVDGEIHTLTRQDIIAIVRYLLGLPRGEGAVDDIDHLQNKRVRAVGELLQNQLRTGFLRMERVARERMTSVPPEQMIPQAVISIKPVDAAINSFFGSGQLSQFMDQINPLAELAHKRRLSALGPGGLSKQSAKLEVRDVHHSYYGRICPIETPEGPNVGLIGYLALHGRVDEYGFIKAPYRRVVKGKVTDQVDYLTADEEEEFFVATASEHWDENGRLIGDLITCRQGGMFPAVAPDRVDYIDVTAKQVFSVATSLIPFLENDDAVRALAGSNMQRQAVPLLYTKGPWIRTGMEERTARDSGAVTVAPGDGRVMEADADHIKLQLRDGQEVNYKLQKFTRTNMGTCINQHGLVRCGERVRAGQPIIDGTATRDGSLALGKNLLVCFLPWEGYNFEDAVLISERLVMDDELTSVHVEKYECEARDTKLGPEEITRDIPNVGDDALKDLDAGGVVRVGAEVRAEDILVGKVAPKGQSELTAEEKLVIAIFGKKAEEMRDVSLRVPHGEKGIVIATKVFSRYKYHCEKCEADFDFGKQLDYPECPRCDGRLRKLSGDELRPGVNQMVRVYVAQRRKVMVGDKLTGRHGNKGVISKILPIEDMPYMADGTPIDICLNPLGVPSRMNIGQLLETHLGFVARQFAEVFYTPVFEAFSAEELRGGLGAVEEHLKMESLRSYCLCELNFHGAMVRIDEPFTSAEALLADLRRQMASRSKEELEPVATYLAIDPEEFEKDSPAEAVEAILKAACHNAWERAQYDGHSGKMLLYDGRTGERFNQPVMVGVMYILKLHHLVEDKIHARSTGPYSLITQQPLGGKAQMGGQRFGEMEVWALEAYGAAYSLQEVLTVKSDDIQGRVATYEAIVKDENIREPGIPESFKILVREMQSLALDVKVENREGQLVDLGADIDDGR, via the coding sequence ATGCGTAAGCCGCAAGAGGACATCATTCCGCTCCCGGATCTCATTGAGATCCAAACGGACTCGTATGACTGGTTCTGCGAGACCGGACTGCGGGAACTGTTCAGTAACTTCAGCCCGATCGAGGACTACACCGGCAACATGGCGCTGGAGTTCTTGGACTATCGCATTGGCGAGCCGAAGAAGAGCATCGAGGAGTGCAAGGAGAGCGACTCCACCTTCGAGGCCCCGCTGTTCGCGAAGGTTCGTTTGGTCAACAAGGAGACCGGCGAGATCAAGGAAAGCGAAGTCTACATGGGGGAACTGCCCCAGATGACCGAGCGAGGCACCTTCCTGGTGAACGGTGCGGAGCGCGTGGTCATCAGTCAGTTGGCGCGTTCCCCGGGTGTGTACTTCCGGGACACCATCGATTCCTCCGGCCGCGTACTGTATGCCGCCCAGATCATCCCGAATGAGGGCGCCTGGGTTGAGGTGGACACTGCGGCGAGCGGTGCGGTCAGCGTCAAGATCGGGCAGACGCGCAAGTTCCCTGTGACGACCCTGTTGCGGGCGCTGGACTCTTTTGATGTGGCCGGCGACGAGGACGTGCCACGGACCGGTACGACGCCCGAGATTCTCGAGTGCTTCGGCAGCCACGAGCAAGCACCGGTCAAGGACCTGCTGAAGCGCCTGGCGCAGACCGAAGAGGCCGGTATGCCGGGTGTCGAGACGCAGGACGTGTACTATGCGCTGGAGCGCGTCGTCGACCCCGAGGGCGAGGTTCTCGCTGAGCCCTACGGCGTCGTGACCGAGAAGGCTGTCCGCGAGCTGGTGCGCCTCGGGCGCAAGGACCTTGCGGTTCTGGGCATCTCGCACCAGTTGTTCGTGACGCTGGAAGACGACGATACGCACACCTCCGACGAGGGTCTGCTGGACGTCTACCGGAAGATTCGGCCGGGCGATCCACCGACTCTGGACAGCGCCGAGTCCTTGCTGCGTTCGTACTTCTTCGATGTCAAGCGCTACGACCTGTCACGCGTCGGGCGCTACAAGATGAATCGCAAGCTGAGCCTCGGCGTGGATGGGGAGATCCACACCCTTACTCGGCAGGACATCATCGCGATCGTCCGCTATTTGCTGGGTCTGCCACGGGGCGAAGGCGCTGTGGACGACATCGACCACCTGCAGAACAAGCGCGTTCGTGCGGTGGGCGAGTTGCTGCAGAACCAGTTGCGGACCGGCTTCCTGCGAATGGAGCGGGTAGCCCGGGAGCGCATGACGAGCGTGCCTCCGGAGCAGATGATTCCGCAGGCAGTCATCAGCATCAAGCCCGTGGACGCGGCGATCAACAGCTTCTTCGGCAGTGGCCAGCTGTCGCAGTTCATGGACCAGATCAACCCGCTGGCCGAGCTGGCGCACAAGCGGCGTCTGTCTGCGCTGGGCCCTGGCGGTCTGAGCAAGCAGAGCGCGAAGCTGGAAGTCCGGGACGTCCACCATTCCTACTATGGTCGCATCTGCCCGATTGAGACCCCTGAAGGCCCGAACGTTGGTCTGATCGGTTACCTGGCGCTCCATGGCCGGGTCGACGAGTACGGGTTCATCAAGGCTCCGTACCGCCGCGTAGTGAAGGGCAAGGTCACGGACCAGGTTGACTACCTGACGGCCGACGAGGAGGAGGAGTTCTTCGTCGCGACGGCTTCCGAGCACTGGGACGAGAACGGGCGGCTGATCGGCGACCTCATCACCTGTCGGCAGGGCGGGATGTTCCCGGCGGTTGCCCCTGACCGGGTTGACTATATCGATGTTACGGCCAAGCAGGTGTTCTCGGTCGCTACGTCGCTCATCCCCTTCCTGGAGAACGACGACGCGGTCCGCGCGCTGGCCGGCTCGAACATGCAGCGCCAGGCAGTTCCGCTGCTGTACACCAAGGGCCCGTGGATTCGGACCGGTATGGAGGAGCGGACGGCGCGGGACTCCGGTGCGGTGACGGTCGCTCCCGGCGACGGACGGGTTATGGAAGCGGATGCCGACCACATCAAGCTGCAGCTGCGTGACGGCCAAGAGGTCAACTACAAGCTGCAGAAGTTCACCCGGACCAACATGGGCACGTGCATCAACCAGCATGGTCTGGTTCGGTGTGGGGAGCGTGTCCGAGCGGGTCAGCCGATCATCGACGGCACCGCTACGAGGGACGGCTCGCTGGCGCTGGGCAAGAACCTGCTGGTCTGCTTCCTGCCCTGGGAGGGCTACAACTTCGAAGACGCCGTCCTGATCAGCGAACGGCTGGTCATGGACGACGAGCTGACCTCGGTCCACGTAGAGAAGTACGAATGTGAGGCCCGGGACACCAAACTCGGCCCTGAAGAGATCACACGCGATATCCCGAACGTTGGCGACGACGCCCTCAAGGATCTCGACGCCGGCGGTGTGGTGCGTGTAGGGGCTGAAGTGCGGGCTGAAGACATCCTCGTCGGCAAGGTGGCGCCGAAGGGCCAGTCTGAGCTGACGGCGGAAGAGAAACTGGTCATCGCGATCTTCGGCAAGAAGGCCGAGGAAATGCGCGACGTGTCCCTGCGCGTTCCGCACGGTGAGAAGGGTATCGTCATCGCGACCAAGGTGTTCTCGCGCTACAAGTACCATTGCGAGAAGTGCGAGGCGGACTTCGACTTCGGCAAGCAGTTGGACTACCCGGAGTGCCCGCGGTGCGACGGTCGGCTGCGGAAGCTGTCTGGTGATGAACTGCGGCCCGGCGTCAACCAGATGGTGCGGGTGTACGTTGCCCAGCGCCGCAAGGTCATGGTTGGCGACAAGCTCACCGGTCGGCACGGGAACAAGGGTGTCATCTCGAAGATCCTGCCGATCGAGGACATGCCCTATATGGCGGACGGTACCCCGATCGACATCTGTCTGAACCCGCTGGGCGTTCCGTCTCGTATGAACATCGGACAGCTCCTGGAGACCCATCTTGGGTTCGTGGCGCGGCAGTTCGCTGAGGTGTTCTACACGCCTGTGTTCGAGGCTTTCTCTGCCGAGGAGCTCCGTGGCGGCCTGGGTGCCGTGGAGGAGCACCTGAAGATGGAGAGCCTGCGGTCCTACTGCCTGTGCGAGCTGAACTTCCATGGTGCGATGGTCCGCATCGACGAGCCCTTCACCAGCGCGGAGGCTCTGCTTGCCGACCTTCGCCGTCAGATGGCGAGTCGGAGCAAGGAAGAGCTGGAGCCGGTGGCGACGTACCTGGCCATCGATCCAGAGGAGTTCGAGAAGGACAGCCCGGCGGAGGCTGTGGAAGCCATCCTCAAGGCTGCCTGCCACAACGCCTGGGAGCGGGCGCAGTACGATGGGCATAGCGGCAAGATGCTTCTGTATGATGGCCGCACGGGCGAGCGCTTCAACCAGCCGGTCATGGTCGGGGTCATGTACATCCTGAAGCTGCACCACTTGGTTGAGGACAAGATTCACGCGCGGTCGACCGGTCCCTACAGTCTGATTACGCAGCAGCCCCTGGGCGGTAAGGCCCAGATGGGTGGTCAGCGCTTCGGCGAGATGGAAGTGTGGGCGTTGGAGGCCTACGGCGCCGCGTACTCGCTGCAGGAAGTGCTGACGGTGAAGTCGGACGACATCCAGGGCCGTGTGGCGACCTACGAGGCCATTGTGAAGGACGAGAACATTCGCGAGCCGGGGATCCCCGAGTCCTTCAAGATCCTGGTGCGTGAGATGCAGAGCTTGGCACTCGACGTTAAGGTGGAGAACCGCGAGGGCCAGCTGGTCGACCTGGGCGCAGACATCGACGACGGACGCTAG
- a CDS encoding uroporphyrinogen decarboxylase family protein, which yields MSQFCIPLAQPHPDCDRFVRILMGREHADRPPLIEYLVDPMVMRPILTQMLGRTWVDPQPGDRASQAAYWDNFIEFWYRMGYDFVRLEIALGFPSHNLLTRDAAPGATGNRAWRDQHHGMITSWADFETYPWPSVEMMDFFPMEYVNAHLPEGMGLISCHAGGMYEHLSAIFSYEGLCFALMDQPDLVQAVCDRLGSLMEAYYRQLLDLDRLIVVFPGDDMGFRTATLISPADLKHYTLPWHRRFRDLAHAKGLPYFLHSCGYLEQIMDHLISEVGIDGKHSYEDAIVPVAQMQRRYGDRIAILGGVDVNVLTRATPEDLRRYVRQILDECAPRGRYALGSGNSIPSYIPVENYLTMIDEGLRYRP from the coding sequence ATGTCCCAGTTCTGCATCCCGCTGGCCCAGCCCCACCCAGACTGCGACAGGTTCGTCCGCATCCTGATGGGCCGGGAACACGCCGACCGCCCGCCACTGATCGAGTACCTCGTCGACCCCATGGTCATGCGCCCGATCCTCACCCAGATGCTCGGACGCACCTGGGTCGACCCGCAGCCCGGTGACCGAGCCTCCCAGGCCGCCTACTGGGACAACTTCATCGAGTTCTGGTACCGCATGGGCTACGACTTCGTCCGCCTCGAGATCGCCCTGGGCTTCCCTTCCCACAACCTCCTGACCAGAGACGCAGCCCCGGGGGCGACCGGCAACCGAGCCTGGCGCGATCAGCACCACGGCATGATCACCTCCTGGGCCGACTTCGAGACCTACCCGTGGCCGTCCGTCGAGATGATGGACTTCTTCCCGATGGAGTACGTCAATGCCCACTTGCCCGAGGGGATGGGCCTGATCTCGTGCCACGCCGGCGGCATGTACGAGCATCTCTCGGCGATCTTCTCCTACGAGGGGCTCTGCTTCGCGCTGATGGATCAGCCCGACCTTGTCCAGGCCGTCTGCGACCGTCTCGGGTCGCTGATGGAGGCCTACTACCGCCAACTCCTCGACCTCGACCGGCTGATCGTTGTCTTCCCAGGGGACGACATGGGGTTCCGCACCGCCACTCTCATCTCGCCTGCCGACCTCAAACACTACACCCTTCCCTGGCACCGCCGCTTCCGCGACCTGGCCCACGCGAAGGGCCTGCCCTACTTCCTCCACTCCTGCGGATACCTCGAGCAGATCATGGACCACCTGATCTCCGAGGTCGGCATCGATGGGAAGCACTCCTACGAGGACGCCATTGTCCCGGTGGCACAGATGCAGCGACGCTACGGCGACCGTATCGCCATCCTTGGCGGCGTCGACGTCAACGTCCTCACTCGCGCCACACCCGAAGACCTGCGCCGATATGTGCGCCAGATCCTCGATGAGTGTGCGCCACGGGGGCGCTATGCCCTGGGCTCAGGGAACTCGATTCCCAGCTACATACCCGTCGAGAACTACCTCACCATGATCGACGAGGGCCTGCGCTACCGACCCTAG
- the rpsL gene encoding 30S ribosomal protein S12 — MPTISQLVRKGRNKKERKMSTPAFKVVWNAEKRKVKWVEGAPQRRGVCTRVWAQTPKKPNSALRKCARVRLFNRQEVTAYIPGEGHNLAEHSIVLVRGGRVKDLNSVKYHVIRGTLDTSGVENRRQARSKYGAKKPS, encoded by the coding sequence TTGCCGACCATCAGCCAGCTGGTACGCAAGGGCCGCAATAAGAAAGAGCGCAAGATGAGCACCCCGGCGTTCAAGGTCGTGTGGAATGCCGAGAAGCGCAAGGTCAAGTGGGTCGAAGGTGCACCTCAGCGGCGTGGCGTCTGCACCCGCGTGTGGGCCCAGACCCCGAAGAAGCCGAACTCTGCTCTGCGCAAGTGCGCTCGTGTGCGGCTGTTCAATCGCCAGGAAGTGACTGCGTACATCCCTGGCGAGGGGCATAACCTTGCTGAGCACTCCATCGTCCTGGTTCGTGGCGGCCGCGTCAAGGACCTCAACTCGGTGAAGTACCACGTGATTCGGGGCACCCTGGACACGTCCGGTGTTGAGAACCGCAGACAGGCACGGTCCAAGTATGGGGCCAAGAAGCCGTCCTAA